Within Cellulophaga sp. L1A9, the genomic segment ACTTGATTGTCGCTTTAGAGGATTTAGTAGAGAAACAAAAATTATTAGAGGCTTCTACATATCCTGAAGTATTTGATAGAGCCGATATAAAAAGTAGACAGAAAGTCTTTAAAACAAAAGTACTGCAAGTAAAATTTGATTTGGAATATGATAAGAACCCAAGAAAAACTGTTATTGAAATGGTTAAAGCTTATAATGCTTTTAATAACCAGTTTTCAGTAGTCATTAAAAGTACTTTAAAACCTGAAATTTTATTTGATGAATAAACTAGCCTTTTTTTTCCTGTTTGTAGTTACTGTAGCATTTGGTCAAAATGATACTGCGAAACAAAATATCAATGAAGTAGTAGACGCATGGCATAAAGCAGCTGCGGATGCCGATTTTGACACTTATTTTAATTTAATGACTACTGACGGAGTTTTTATTGGAACCGATGCGACTGAAAATTGGCAAAATGCTGCCTTTAAAACTTTCTCCAAACCCTTTTTTGACCGGGGTAAAGCTTGGAGTTTTTCTGCTTTAGAGCGTAATGTTTATGTAAATGAAGCCGAAAATTTTGCTTGGTTTGATGAGTTGCTTGATACGCAGATGAAAATTTGTCGCGGTTCAGGTGTACTTAAAAAGACGAATGGCGAATGGAAAATAGCACATTACGTATTATCTATAGCAGTTCCTAATGACAAGGTAGCTGCATTGGTCGCTTTGAAAAAAGAGTCTGATAGTATTCTCACCGTACAATTAAAACAGTAAGAGCGATAATTATAAAACAAGAAAAGCGAGCCTAGGCTCGCTTTTCTTGTTTTATATCGGCAAAGTTTAATTCTTTTTCTTCTTGCCTTTTTTTGCAGGAACTTCAGGTTC encodes:
- a CDS encoding nuclear transport factor 2 family protein; this encodes MNKLAFFFLFVVTVAFGQNDTAKQNINEVVDAWHKAAADADFDTYFNLMTTDGVFIGTDATENWQNAAFKTFSKPFFDRGKAWSFSALERNVYVNEAENFAWFDELLDTQMKICRGSGVLKKTNGEWKIAHYVLSIAVPNDKVAALVALKKESDSILTVQLKQ